A section of the Bacillus pumilus genome encodes:
- the hag gene encoding flagellin Hag yields MRINHNIAALNTLNRLSANNGAGQKNMEKLSSGLKINRAGDDAAGLAISEKMRGQIRGLEMATKNAQDGISLIQTAEGALTETHSILQRVRELVVQAGNTGTQDETDLGAIQEEIDALVQEIGNGTDKNGISDRTEFNGKKLLDGTFAAEPEGGEAKKLTFQIGANGAQQLSVHIEAMSADKLGVEDKTVSTIKVTDFAEIAADEEGGFNDQLAIIDGAIKQVSDQRSKLGAVQNRLEHTINNLGASAENLTAAESRIRDVDMAKEMSEFTKNNILSQASQAMLAQANQQPQNVLQLLR; encoded by the coding sequence ATGAGAATTAACCACAATATCGCAGCACTTAACACACTGAACCGTTTGTCTGCAAACAATGGAGCAGGGCAGAAGAACATGGAGAAGCTTTCTTCTGGTCTTAAAATTAACCGTGCAGGAGACGATGCAGCAGGTCTAGCAATTTCTGAAAAAATGCGTGGTCAGATCCGCGGTTTAGAAATGGCGACGAAAAATGCTCAAGACGGTATCTCTCTTATTCAAACAGCTGAGGGTGCGTTGACTGAAACTCACTCAATCCTTCAACGTGTACGTGAACTAGTCGTACAAGCTGGAAACACTGGTACACAAGATGAAACAGACCTTGGTGCAATTCAAGAGGAAATTGATGCACTAGTTCAGGAAATTGGAAACGGTACAGATAAGAACGGTATTTCTGACCGTACTGAATTCAACGGAAAGAAACTTCTTGATGGAACTTTTGCTGCTGAGCCAGAAGGCGGAGAAGCGAAAAAACTTACTTTCCAAATTGGAGCTAACGGTGCGCAGCAATTGTCAGTTCATATTGAAGCAATGTCTGCTGATAAACTTGGCGTTGAGGATAAAACCGTTTCTACAATTAAAGTAACTGATTTCGCCGAAATTGCAGCGGATGAAGAAGGTGGATTTAACGATCAATTAGCAATCATTGATGGAGCGATCAAACAAGTTTCAGACCAGCGTTCTAAACTTGGAGCCGTCCAAAACCGCCTAGAGCACACAATCAACAACCTTGGTGCTTCTGCTGAAAACTTAACAGCTGCTGAGTCTCGTATCCGTGACGTTGACATGGCGAAAGAAATGAGTGAGTTCACAAAGAACAACATTCTTTCTCAAGCGTCTCAAGCGATGCTAGCACAAGCAAACCAACAGCCACAAAACGTACTTCAATTATTACGTTAA
- the hag gene encoding flagellin Hag, with product MRINHNIAALNTLNRLSANNGASQKNMEKLSSGLKINRAGDDAAGLAISEKMRGQIRGLEMASKNAQDGISLIQTAEGALTETHSILQRVRELVVQAGNTGTQDGTDLGAIQEEISNLIKEIGGGTDGNGISDRTEFNGKKLLNGDFETAKLTFQIGANKAQKLDVNIKAMSADKIGTDPTDTTKTVSAIDVTDFAATSFDDQLDIVDNAIKQVSDERSKLGAVQNRLEHTINNLGASGENLTAAESRIRDVDMAKEMSEFTKNNILSQASQAMLAQANQQPQNVLQLLR from the coding sequence ATGAGAATTAACCACAATATCGCAGCACTTAATACACTTAACCGCTTGTCTGCAAATAACGGTGCAAGTCAAAAGAACATGGAGAAACTTTCTTCTGGTCTTAAAATCAACCGTGCAGGAGATGACGCTGCAGGTCTAGCAATCTCTGAAAAAATGCGTGGACAAATCCGCGGTTTAGAAATGGCTTCAAAAAACGCACAAGACGGTATCTCTCTTATCCAAACAGCTGAAGGTGCATTGACTGAAACTCACTCAATCCTTCAACGTGTACGTGAGCTTGTCGTACAAGCTGGAAACACAGGTACACAAGATGGTACAGACCTTGGTGCAATTCAAGAGGAAATCAGCAACCTTATCAAAGAAATTGGTGGCGGTACAGATGGAAATGGTATTTCTGATCGTACTGAGTTCAACGGTAAAAAGTTGTTGAATGGCGACTTTGAAACAGCTAAATTAACATTCCAAATTGGTGCAAACAAAGCACAAAAATTAGATGTGAACATTAAAGCAATGTCTGCTGATAAAATTGGAACAGATCCAACTGATACTACTAAAACAGTATCTGCTATTGACGTAACTGATTTCGCAGCTACTAGTTTCGATGATCAACTAGATATCGTTGACAATGCAATTAAACAAGTTTCAGACGAGCGTTCTAAACTTGGTGCAGTCCAAAACCGTCTAGAGCACACAATCAACAACCTTGGTGCTTCTGGTGAAAACTTAACAGCTGCTGAGTCTCGTATCCGTGACGTTGACATGGCGAAAGAAATGAGTGAGTTCACTAAGAACAACATTCTTTCTCAAGCGTCTCAAGCAATGCTTGCACAAGCGAACCAACAGCCACAAAACGTACTTCAATTACTTCGTTAA
- the hag gene encoding flagellin Hag: MRINHNIAALNTLNRLSANNGASQKNMEKLSSGLKINRAGDDAAGLAISEKMRGQIRGLEMASKNAQDGISLIQTAEGALTETHSILQRVRELVVQAGNTGTQDGTDLGAIQEEINALVQEIGNGSEKNGISDRTEFNGKKLLNGDFADGTATLTFQIGANKAQQLSVNIEAMSADKLGVVTNGTLVAGQAVTNINVTQFAAATPTLTFDQQLDIVDGAIKQVSDQRSKLGAVQNRLEHTINNLGASSENLTAAESRIRDVDMAKEMSEFTKNNILSQASQAMLAQANQQPQNVLQLLR, translated from the coding sequence ATGAGAATTAACCACAATATCGCAGCACTTAACACATTGAACCGTTTGTCTGCAAACAATGGTGCGAGCCAAAAGAACATGGAGAAACTTTCTTCTGGTCTTAAAATCAACCGTGCAGGAGATGACGCAGCAGGTCTAGCGATCTCTGAAAAAATGCGTGGACAAATCCGCGGATTAGAAATGGCATCTAAAAACGCACAGGACGGTATCTCTCTTATCCAAACCGCTGAGGGTGCATTGACTGAAACTCACTCAATCCTTCAACGTGTACGTGAGCTTGTCGTACAAGCTGGGAACACAGGTACACAAGATGGTACAGACCTTGGTGCAATTCAAGAAGAAATTAATGCTCTAGTTCAAGAGATTGGTAATGGAAGCGAAAAGAATGGTATTTCTGATCGTACTGAGTTCAACGGTAAAAAATTGCTGAATGGCGACTTTGCTGATGGTACAGCTACTTTAACGTTCCAAATCGGTGCAAATAAAGCACAACAATTATCAGTTAACATTGAAGCAATGTCTGCTGACAAACTTGGTGTTGTTACTAATGGTACTCTTGTAGCTGGTCAAGCGGTCACTAACATCAATGTTACACAATTCGCTGCTGCTACACCAACACTTACATTTGATCAACAACTAGACATCGTAGATGGTGCGATCAAACAAGTTTCAGACCAACGTTCTAAACTAGGCGCAGTTCAAAACCGTCTAGAGCACACAATCAACAACCTTGGAGCTTCATCTGAGAACTTAACAGCTGCTGAGTCTCGTATCCGTGACGTTGACATGGCGAAAGAAATGAGTGAGTTCACAAAGAACAACATTCTTTCTCAAGCGTCTCAAGCAATGCTTGCACAAGCGAACCAACAGCCACAAAACGTACTTCAATTACTACGTTAA
- the hag gene encoding flagellin Hag, with product MRINHNIAALNTLNRLSANNGASQKNMEKLSSGLKINRAGDDAAGLAISEKMRGQIRGLEMASKNAQDGISLIQTAEGALTETHSILQRVRELVVQAGNTGTQDETDLGAIQEEIKALVQEIGNGSEKNGISDRTEFNGKKLLNGDFADGTATLTFQIGANKAQQLSVNIEAMSSDKLGALEDDGTLVADHTVDKIDVTQFANPAAAGALSFDEQLDIVDGAIKQVSDQRSKLGAVQNRLEHTINNLGASSENLTAAESRIRDVDMAKEMSEFTKNNILSQASQAMLAQANQQPQNVLQLLR from the coding sequence ATGAGAATTAATCACAATATCGCAGCACTTAACACATTAAACCGTTTATCTGCAAACAACGGTGCGAGCCAAAAGAACATGGAGAAACTTTCTTCTGGTCTTAAAATCAACCGTGCAGGAGATGACGCTGCAGGTCTAGCAATCTCTGAAAAAATGCGTGGACAAATCCGCGGATTAGAAATGGCCTCAAAAAACGCACAAGACGGTATCTCTCTTATCCAAACAGCTGAAGGTGCATTGACTGAAACTCACTCAATCCTTCAACGTGTTCGTGAACTAGTCGTTCAAGCTGGAAATACTGGTACACAGGATGAAACAGATCTTGGTGCAATTCAAGAAGAAATCAAAGCTCTAGTTCAAGAGATTGGTAATGGAAGCGAAAAGAATGGTATTTCTGATCGTACTGAGTTCAACGGTAAAAAATTGTTGAATGGCGACTTTGCTGATGGTACAGCTACTTTAACGTTCCAAATTGGTGCAAATAAAGCACAACAATTATCAGTTAACATTGAAGCAATGTCTTCTGATAAACTTGGTGCATTAGAAGATGATGGAACACTTGTAGCGGATCATACGGTTGATAAGATTGACGTAACTCAATTTGCTAATCCAGCTGCAGCAGGTGCTCTTTCTTTTGATGAGCAATTAGACATCGTAGATGGAGCTATTAAACAAGTTTCAGACCAACGTTCTAAACTAGGTGCGGTCCAAAACCGTCTAGAGCACACAATCAACAACCTTGGAGCTTCATCTGAGAACTTAACAGCAGCTGAGTCTCGTATCCGTGACGTTGACATGGCGAAAGAAATGAGTGAGTTCACTAAGAACAACATTCTTTCTCAAGCGTCTCAAGCAATGCTCGCACAAGCGAACCAACAGCCACAAAACGTACTTCAATTATTACGTTAA